From the genome of Gemmatimonas phototrophica, one region includes:
- a CDS encoding BLUF domain-containing protein — MPLPLIRLLYSSQAADGMTYSILVGIMAHAQTKNTARGITGILCYGSGQFLQALEGERDAVNALYHEIAADARHGSCQLMAVEEIAQRAFPEWTMKVVNWEDGDSARRRAMLEADTGLSVFSPQDMAAAHAATFLEHLAEMERELGS, encoded by the coding sequence GTGCCATTGCCCCTCATTCGCCTCCTGTACTCGAGCCAGGCTGCCGACGGCATGACCTACAGTATTTTGGTAGGGATCATGGCGCACGCGCAGACCAAGAACACGGCACGCGGGATTACCGGCATCCTCTGTTACGGATCTGGGCAGTTCCTCCAGGCGCTCGAAGGCGAGCGCGATGCCGTCAACGCCTTGTACCACGAGATCGCCGCTGATGCCCGACATGGCAGTTGCCAGCTGATGGCCGTGGAAGAGATTGCGCAACGGGCCTTCCCCGAGTGGACCATGAAGGTGGTGAACTGGGAAGATGGCGATAGCGCCCGCCGGCGGGCCATGCTTGAAGCGGACACCGGTTTGTCGGTGTTCTCTCCACAGGACATGGCCGCCGCCCACGCCGCCACATTTCTGGAGCACCTCGCGGAGATGGAACGCGAACTCGGCAGCTGA
- a CDS encoding acyl-CoA mutase large subunit family protein, protein MTSTRELEDVVRQQQEELESLRQEVAQWRGQYDTGRKRDIAFTNSATEVPPLYTALDLEDSAGTAFETPGAWPFTRGIHPTGYRGKLWTMRQFAGFGTARETNQRYKFLLSQGQTGLSVAFDFPTLMGYDSDHVRSEGEVGKCGVAISSLADMEALFEGIPLDKVSTSMTINGPAIILLCFYIAAAEKQGVDSSKLQGTVQNDILKEYMAQHAWCFPIEPALRLIVDGFEWCASNTPNWNTISISGYHIREAGSTAAQELAFTLADGFTYVERGIARGLDVDEFAPRLSFFWDIHNDFFEEIAKLRAARRIWARHLKERYGAKNPRSWMMRFHSQTAGVTLTAQQPMNNVVRVAYQGLAAVLGGTQSLHTNSMDETLSLPTEGAVQVALRSQQILAYETGVPNVMDPLGGSYYVEALTDQLEREAEGLFEQIEGIGGVVKGLEEGWFQKRIAESAARQQWEIEQRRKIVVGVNEFVTDEPELTIPILRIGQEAEREQREQLAALRASRDNEACARNLEALRAAARGTENVVPRILDCARSYCTLFEIRAALEDVFGAYREPVFF, encoded by the coding sequence ATGACCTCGACCCGTGAACTCGAAGACGTTGTCCGCCAGCAGCAGGAAGAGCTGGAGTCCTTACGCCAGGAAGTGGCGCAGTGGCGCGGACAGTACGATACCGGGCGGAAGCGCGATATCGCGTTTACCAACTCGGCGACCGAGGTGCCGCCGCTGTATACGGCACTGGACCTGGAAGACTCCGCCGGAACGGCGTTCGAAACACCAGGGGCGTGGCCGTTTACCCGCGGGATCCATCCCACGGGCTATCGCGGCAAACTCTGGACCATGCGTCAGTTTGCCGGATTCGGTACGGCACGTGAGACCAACCAGCGCTACAAGTTCCTCTTGTCGCAGGGACAGACTGGTCTATCGGTCGCGTTCGACTTCCCGACGCTTATGGGATACGACAGCGATCATGTACGGTCGGAAGGGGAGGTCGGCAAATGTGGCGTAGCCATTTCGTCGCTGGCCGATATGGAGGCGTTGTTCGAGGGGATTCCCCTCGACAAGGTGTCCACGAGCATGACGATCAACGGCCCGGCGATCATTCTGCTGTGCTTCTATATCGCGGCGGCTGAAAAGCAGGGTGTTGACTCTTCCAAGCTCCAGGGGACGGTCCAGAATGACATCCTCAAGGAGTACATGGCGCAGCATGCGTGGTGCTTTCCCATCGAGCCAGCGCTGCGTCTCATCGTAGACGGCTTTGAATGGTGTGCCTCCAACACGCCGAACTGGAATACCATCTCCATCTCCGGCTACCATATCCGCGAAGCCGGCTCCACTGCGGCGCAGGAATTGGCCTTTACTCTGGCAGATGGCTTTACCTACGTGGAGCGCGGGATTGCCCGCGGTCTGGACGTAGATGAGTTTGCGCCACGGCTGTCGTTCTTCTGGGATATCCACAACGACTTCTTCGAGGAAATTGCCAAACTGCGTGCGGCCCGCCGCATCTGGGCTCGGCACCTCAAGGAGCGCTATGGCGCGAAGAATCCGCGCTCGTGGATGATGCGTTTCCACTCGCAAACAGCGGGCGTAACGCTCACGGCCCAGCAACCCATGAATAACGTGGTGCGCGTCGCGTACCAGGGGTTGGCCGCCGTCCTTGGCGGTACGCAGTCGCTGCACACGAACTCCATGGACGAAACGCTGTCGTTGCCCACCGAAGGGGCCGTTCAAGTGGCCCTGCGCTCGCAGCAGATTCTGGCGTACGAAACCGGGGTGCCCAACGTCATGGATCCGCTGGGTGGCTCGTACTACGTCGAGGCGCTGACGGACCAGCTGGAGCGTGAAGCCGAGGGGCTGTTCGAACAGATTGAAGGCATCGGCGGTGTGGTGAAAGGACTGGAAGAAGGTTGGTTCCAGAAGCGGATCGCCGAGAGTGCGGCGCGTCAGCAGTGGGAAATCGAACAGCGTCGGAAGATCGTGGTGGGTGTCAATGAGTTCGTCACCGACGAGCCCGAACTCACTATTCCCATTTTGCGTATTGGGCAGGAAGCGGAGCGCGAGCAGCGAGAGCAGCTGGCTGCGTTGCGCGCGTCCCGTGACAACGAGGCCTGTGCGCGGAATCTCGAAGCGCTGCGCGCGGCGGCGCGGGGGACGGAGAATGTGGTGCCGCGCATTCTCGACTGTGCGCGCTCGTATTGCACGCTCTTCGAGATCCGGGCGGCGCTCGAGGATGTGTTTGGCGCCTACCGTGAGCCCGTGTTCTTCTAG
- the meaB gene encoding methylmalonyl Co-A mutase-associated GTPase MeaB, producing the protein MTTPPIDAAIARVLEQFRAGKTAALARAVSIVENHRAGFEQILAAQHASLGRARRIGLTGPPGAGKSTLTTRLARLYRNEGKTVGIVAVDPTSPFTGGALLGDRIRMEEIALDPGVFIRSMATRGSLGGLATATREVCDVLDGFGMDVIIIETVGVGQSELDVARAADSTVVVLVPESGDSIQTLKAGVMEIADVFTVNKADRPGADRLRNDIELMLGLRAGATTQNVPAHHGVDLRNIPDRDALRDAMNPARAARAAAHLESPEQWTPPVLRSIAAQNEGIAEIADAIARHFRYLEASGELRKRRRARLRERVMEVVEQQLRQRLWQDTATLAWLDAQLDGLEDGTLVPFAVADTLRARSAHLLTGATYAPLPMPTGASA; encoded by the coding sequence ATGACGACACCACCGATTGACGCGGCCATCGCGCGAGTACTGGAACAGTTCCGTGCCGGAAAGACGGCGGCGCTCGCACGCGCCGTCAGCATCGTCGAGAATCATCGCGCCGGGTTTGAACAGATTCTCGCCGCCCAGCATGCCTCGCTAGGGCGGGCCCGACGAATCGGGTTGACCGGCCCGCCAGGCGCCGGGAAGAGCACGCTCACCACCCGGCTGGCCCGTTTGTATCGAAACGAAGGGAAGACCGTTGGCATCGTGGCCGTGGATCCGACCTCGCCGTTTACCGGCGGGGCGCTCCTCGGCGACCGTATTCGCATGGAGGAAATCGCCCTCGATCCCGGGGTGTTCATTCGCTCCATGGCCACCCGTGGCTCGCTCGGCGGCCTGGCCACCGCCACCCGCGAAGTGTGCGATGTCCTCGATGGTTTCGGAATGGACGTGATCATCATCGAAACGGTTGGCGTTGGCCAGAGTGAACTGGATGTGGCGCGCGCTGCAGACTCGACGGTCGTCGTGCTCGTGCCCGAGTCTGGCGATTCCATTCAGACGTTGAAGGCCGGCGTTATGGAAATTGCCGATGTCTTTACCGTCAACAAAGCCGATCGTCCCGGTGCCGATCGGCTACGGAACGACATTGAGCTCATGCTGGGGCTGCGTGCCGGGGCAACGACGCAGAACGTTCCGGCACATCATGGCGTAGATCTCCGGAACATTCCTGATCGGGATGCGCTCCGGGACGCCATGAACCCGGCCCGGGCGGCGCGGGCCGCCGCGCACCTTGAGTCCCCAGAACAGTGGACGCCGCCGGTTCTGCGTTCCATTGCGGCACAAAACGAAGGCATTGCCGAGATCGCCGACGCCATCGCGCGGCATTTCCGTTATCTTGAAGCGAGTGGCGAACTGCGCAAGCGCCGTCGGGCTCGATTGCGTGAGCGGGTGATGGAAGTTGTTGAACAGCAACTGCGCCAGCGGCTCTGGCAGGACACCGCAACACTGGCGTGGCTCGATGCACAGCTTGATGGACTGGAAGATGGTACGCTGGTTCCGTTTGCGGTTGCGGATACGCTGCGTGCCCGCAGTGCCCACCTACTCACTGGCGCGACGTATGCGCCACTGCCGATGCCTACAGGGGCCAGCGCATGA
- a CDS encoding CBS domain-containing protein, protein MSGVVIVFSVAILAVFTMAATTVRAVSRLWLRHWIEHRAGGAGTMSRYLERPTRLVHAAGTAAMLVVFATGSVIAMDDGLRAWVFVRDILAFLVLLLVFGQLLPRAIARRFAPQLVPAFVPLLRLTDLLLTPFHLIASGARRLVSSPPVLTSEEELRDGLEELLRDGTFSDIGATEEMAIISGVVQFGDKVVHDVMTPRSEMFMLREGLPPDELARQVAQAGYSRIPVFRESPEDITGMLHVFDVFRRRGESTPAIRPVAFARPEKPAKELLFELLRSRRQLAIVRDDTTVVGLVTLEDLLEELVGDIRDEHDDTTD, encoded by the coding sequence GTGAGCGGCGTGGTGATCGTCTTCTCGGTAGCCATCCTGGCGGTGTTCACCATGGCCGCGACGACGGTACGCGCCGTCAGCCGGCTATGGCTGCGCCACTGGATTGAGCATCGTGCCGGTGGAGCCGGGACCATGTCCCGCTATCTCGAGCGCCCCACGCGTCTGGTGCACGCGGCCGGGACAGCCGCGATGCTCGTGGTGTTTGCCACGGGCTCGGTCATCGCGATGGACGACGGCCTTCGTGCATGGGTGTTTGTCCGGGATATCCTGGCGTTTCTGGTGTTGCTCCTCGTGTTTGGTCAATTGTTGCCGCGGGCCATTGCTCGGCGTTTCGCACCCCAATTGGTGCCCGCCTTTGTTCCGTTGCTTCGGCTGACCGATTTGTTGCTCACCCCCTTTCATCTCATCGCCAGCGGCGCGCGCCGCCTGGTGTCGAGTCCCCCGGTACTCACCAGTGAGGAGGAACTCCGCGACGGGCTCGAAGAGTTGCTGCGTGATGGGACTTTCTCCGATATTGGCGCGACCGAGGAGATGGCCATCATTTCCGGCGTGGTGCAATTCGGTGACAAGGTGGTGCATGACGTCATGACCCCGCGCAGCGAGATGTTCATGCTCCGTGAGGGATTGCCCCCTGATGAGTTGGCCCGGCAGGTGGCGCAGGCGGGGTACAGCCGAATCCCGGTTTTTCGGGAGTCACCGGAAGACATCACCGGTATGCTGCACGTGTTCGATGTCTTCCGTCGTCGTGGGGAGTCCACCCCGGCGATACGCCCGGTGGCGTTCGCGCGACCTGAGAAGCCGGCCAAGGAGCTGTTGTTTGAACTCCTGCGCTCCCGACGGCAGTTGGCCATAGTGCGCGACGATACCACCGTGGTGGGCTTGGTCACGCTCGAAGATCTCCTTGAAGAACTGGTTGGCGATATCCGCGATGAGCATGACGACACCACCGATTGA
- a CDS encoding hemolysin family protein produces MSAVAWALAAAGAAVAALSAVADGALLSESSLPTANDRGGFGAPLPSVARAVPAREQTHRALAFARVIGHLAAGCGLAVALDLASRATLPMVALLMVLGLATVLVAESAARVLGDALGDNAAERLHVYTRVVERVLAPVVALGNWVDGLFAEVVSESDATQERREEAAQQFRDVVTSETDVTGDERALLLGVFEFGETSAAEVMVPRVDMLGVERDIPWSEMLDRVRSIQHSRVPVYEETIDEIVGILYVKDLLPSVLADEEPEGGWTTLMRPPVFIPSSKRIADLLKEFRQARRHIAIVADEYGGTAGLVTIEDILEELVGEIRDEYDDEERLVESEEETRYWVSGRLTLDDLSSALEHDFTRDDVSTVGGLILELLGRVPRAGETLTIGRFKVIVERVIRRKIERVYLERLPDQTSIGTAGEVAS; encoded by the coding sequence ATGAGTGCAGTAGCCTGGGCGCTTGCGGCCGCTGGTGCAGCGGTTGCGGCGCTCTCCGCCGTCGCGGACGGCGCCCTGTTGTCCGAGTCCTCTCTTCCCACGGCGAATGATCGCGGCGGGTTTGGCGCCCCATTGCCGAGCGTGGCCCGCGCGGTCCCGGCGCGAGAACAGACCCATCGCGCCCTGGCCTTCGCGCGAGTCATTGGTCATCTGGCCGCAGGGTGTGGCCTTGCGGTGGCGCTGGATCTCGCCAGTCGTGCCACGCTGCCGATGGTGGCGCTGTTGATGGTGCTGGGGCTGGCCACTGTGCTGGTCGCGGAGAGTGCCGCGCGGGTGCTGGGAGATGCCCTTGGTGACAATGCGGCCGAGCGGTTGCACGTCTACACCCGTGTTGTGGAGCGAGTGCTGGCGCCGGTCGTTGCCCTCGGCAATTGGGTGGATGGCCTTTTCGCCGAAGTCGTCTCCGAGTCCGATGCCACCCAAGAGCGTCGCGAGGAGGCAGCACAGCAGTTCCGCGATGTGGTGACCAGCGAAACCGATGTAACGGGGGATGAACGGGCGCTGCTCCTTGGCGTCTTCGAGTTCGGTGAAACCTCCGCTGCGGAAGTCATGGTGCCGCGCGTCGATATGCTGGGCGTGGAGCGAGATATTCCGTGGTCGGAGATGTTGGATCGAGTACGAAGCATCCAGCATTCCAGAGTGCCCGTGTACGAGGAAACCATCGACGAGATTGTGGGCATTCTTTACGTGAAGGATTTGCTGCCCTCAGTGCTCGCCGATGAGGAACCGGAAGGGGGATGGACGACCCTGATGCGTCCGCCGGTCTTCATTCCCTCGTCGAAGCGCATTGCCGATCTGCTGAAGGAATTCCGTCAGGCGCGACGTCATATCGCCATTGTGGCCGACGAATACGGCGGCACGGCGGGACTGGTCACCATCGAGGATATCCTCGAGGAATTGGTGGGCGAGATCCGCGACGAGTACGATGACGAGGAGCGTCTGGTTGAGAGTGAGGAAGAGACACGCTACTGGGTGTCCGGTCGCCTCACGCTGGACGACCTGTCCAGTGCGTTGGAACACGATTTCACACGTGACGATGTCTCGACGGTTGGCGGGCTCATTCTGGAGCTCCTGGGGCGCGTGCCACGGGCGGGAGAGACCCTGACGATTGGTCGCTTCAAGGTGATCGTGGAGCGGGTCATTCGCCGCAAGATTGAACGGGTATACCTCGAGCGGTTACCAGACCAGACCTCGATTGGCACCGCCGGGGAGGTTGCGTCGTGA
- the ybeY gene encoding rRNA maturation RNase YbeY produces MSPARLPKPEPRAVAVACDGVRIPVATERLVVLSRQVLRALKVPRAMLSITFVSARTMAALNRRHLGHRGPTDVITFALGADPTGSVLGDIYICPDVARIQARQHGVGIREELARLVVHGTLHACGWEHPEDDARTSSPMWRRQEQLVKRFWLTPSPNA; encoded by the coding sequence ATGAGTCCGGCCCGATTGCCCAAACCGGAACCGCGTGCTGTGGCCGTGGCCTGCGACGGCGTGCGTATTCCGGTGGCGACCGAACGTCTGGTTGTACTCTCCCGTCAGGTGCTGCGGGCACTCAAGGTACCGCGGGCGATGCTCTCGATCACGTTTGTCTCTGCGCGTACCATGGCCGCGCTGAACCGTCGGCACCTCGGTCATCGGGGGCCCACCGACGTGATTACCTTCGCGCTTGGGGCGGACCCCACCGGCAGTGTGCTGGGAGACATCTACATTTGCCCCGACGTGGCACGGATACAGGCGCGGCAGCATGGCGTCGGCATCCGCGAGGAGTTGGCCAGACTGGTCGTGCACGGCACGTTGCACGCCTGCGGCTGGGAACACCCTGAAGATGACGCCCGAACGTCGTCGCCCATGTGGCGACGTCAGGAGCAGCTGGTGAAGCGCTTCTGGCTGACCCCGTCCCCCAACGCATGA
- a CDS encoding PhoH family protein, protein MSDSRSDGRGDRNGDRVEVVTARVSVEGADLQMLAGVNDGNLKELERATGARVALRGDHLSLTGDGEAIARAESVAAALVAMVRDGKSVSADDVLRLSLTERPADTPGATSGGLVLPGSRRGVQAKTAGQAEYLKKIGEHDIVVGIGPAGTGKTYLAVAAAVDALMRKRVRRIVLARPAVEAGESLGFLPGDMQAKIDPYLRPLYDALDDLIPFERIQKLIESRTIEVAPLAFMRGRTLGDSFVILDEAQNATGAQMKMFLTRLGVNSKIVITGDKTQVDLPRREDSGLMQIERILHGIEGISFHYFSEADVVRHRLVRDIIRAYNEDAAGGG, encoded by the coding sequence GTGAGTGACTCACGCAGCGACGGCCGGGGGGATCGGAACGGGGATCGCGTGGAGGTCGTCACGGCCCGCGTATCCGTCGAGGGGGCCGATCTGCAGATGCTGGCCGGAGTGAACGACGGCAACCTGAAGGAACTGGAACGGGCCACCGGAGCGCGGGTGGCACTGCGTGGGGATCACTTGTCCTTAACGGGCGACGGCGAGGCCATCGCCCGTGCCGAAAGCGTTGCCGCGGCGTTGGTGGCGATGGTGCGAGATGGCAAGAGCGTGTCGGCTGACGATGTGCTGCGGCTCTCGCTCACCGAACGGCCGGCAGATACGCCGGGGGCAACCAGCGGGGGACTGGTGTTGCCAGGTTCCCGCCGCGGTGTGCAGGCCAAGACGGCAGGGCAGGCCGAGTATCTCAAGAAGATCGGTGAGCACGATATCGTGGTGGGTATTGGGCCTGCCGGGACCGGCAAAACCTACTTGGCGGTTGCGGCCGCCGTAGATGCGCTTATGCGCAAGCGCGTGCGTCGCATTGTGCTCGCGCGGCCGGCGGTGGAGGCCGGTGAAAGCCTTGGCTTTCTCCCCGGCGATATGCAGGCCAAGATCGACCCCTACCTGCGGCCTCTGTACGATGCACTCGATGATCTGATCCCCTTTGAGCGTATCCAGAAGCTCATCGAGTCGCGCACCATCGAAGTGGCTCCGCTGGCCTTCATGCGTGGTCGCACCCTTGGCGACTCCTTCGTGATCCTCGACGAAGCGCAGAATGCCACGGGAGCGCAGATGAAGATGTTTCTGACGCGACTCGGCGTGAACTCCAAGATCGTGATCACCGGCGACAAAACCCAGGTGGATCTTCCGCGTCGTGAGGATTCCGGCCTGATGCAGATTGAACGGATCTTGCACGGCATCGAAGGCATTTCATTTCACTACTTCAGTGAAGCCGACGTTGTCCGCCATCGGTTGGTGCGTGACATCATCCGAGCATACAACGAAGACGCCGCGGGTGGTGGATGA
- the aspS gene encoding aspartate--tRNA ligase — translation MSSSPQSSVLSTTLRSDPCGLLRRADVGRTVQLGGWVHRSRDLGGLVFIDLRDRTGLVQLAFGPAWCAADVQHLAAAVGVESVVLCEGEVVARETERVNPDMGTGEVEIRVTSLKIVGPAVTPALPVARGRGEKMPAEELRLRHRYLDLRRPELQENLVLRHRLLQVSRRYLTDHGYLELETPILTKPTPEGARDYLVPSRVHPGEFYALPQSPQIYKQLFMCCGFDRYFQIARCFRDEDLRADRQPEFTQIDIEASFIERPDIMTLAEGLLGVMWREAGHANVPAQFERMTYADAMENYGCDRPDLRYDLRLRDYSSVFAALDFAVTTNALASGARVRGVVIPGGAAWSRKQVDELEALAKGAGAGGLLRLRKADGAYDGPLAKFLTEDAKAALALNDGDLALFVAAADRVSSPALDRVRQECARRLELIDDSAERFLWVLDFPMFEQDPESGALAAVHHPFTAPNPEDMAAFPDEPARWRALAYDVVLNGTELGGGSIRTSDPATQSRMFGLLGIGDAEEQERRFGFLLEGLRAGAPPHGGIAFGFDRIAMLLSGAPSLRDVIAFPKTTAARSLFEGAPVSVPADDLAQLHIAVRDARPGSPRE, via the coding sequence ATGTCGTCCTCGCCACAATCGTCCGTGCTGTCCACCACCCTGCGTTCCGATCCATGTGGGCTTCTACGCCGCGCGGATGTGGGTCGCACGGTCCAGCTTGGCGGGTGGGTGCACCGGAGCCGAGATCTCGGCGGGTTGGTCTTCATTGATCTCCGGGACCGCACAGGGCTGGTGCAACTTGCCTTTGGACCGGCGTGGTGCGCGGCCGATGTGCAGCATCTGGCCGCGGCGGTCGGTGTTGAATCCGTGGTGCTGTGTGAAGGGGAAGTGGTCGCCCGTGAGACTGAGCGGGTGAATCCGGACATGGGGACCGGCGAAGTGGAAATCCGTGTCACCTCGCTCAAGATCGTGGGACCGGCGGTCACCCCGGCGCTCCCGGTCGCCCGTGGGCGAGGCGAAAAGATGCCGGCCGAAGAGCTCCGGCTGCGCCATCGCTACCTCGATCTTCGTCGGCCGGAACTGCAGGAAAATCTCGTCCTGCGCCACCGCCTGCTGCAGGTCTCACGGCGGTATCTCACGGACCACGGGTATCTCGAACTCGAAACGCCCATCCTCACCAAGCCCACACCGGAAGGCGCGCGCGATTATCTCGTGCCCAGCCGTGTGCATCCCGGTGAGTTCTACGCGTTGCCGCAGTCACCACAGATCTACAAGCAGCTGTTCATGTGCTGCGGGTTCGACCGCTATTTCCAGATTGCGCGATGCTTCCGCGACGAGGATTTGCGCGCCGATCGGCAACCCGAGTTCACTCAGATCGACATCGAAGCGTCGTTCATCGAACGCCCGGATATCATGACGCTTGCGGAAGGGTTGCTCGGCGTCATGTGGCGTGAAGCGGGCCACGCCAATGTGCCGGCGCAGTTCGAGCGCATGACCTACGCGGATGCCATGGAGAACTACGGCTGCGACCGCCCCGACCTTCGCTACGACCTGCGGTTGCGCGACTACAGCTCCGTGTTTGCCGCGCTCGACTTTGCGGTGACGACGAACGCGCTGGCGAGCGGCGCGCGTGTTCGCGGCGTGGTGATCCCGGGGGGCGCGGCCTGGAGCCGGAAGCAGGTTGATGAACTGGAAGCGTTGGCCAAGGGCGCCGGTGCCGGCGGTTTGCTGCGCTTGCGCAAGGCGGACGGGGCCTACGACGGTCCGTTGGCGAAATTCCTTACCGAGGATGCCAAGGCCGCCTTGGCATTGAACGACGGCGATCTCGCACTCTTCGTGGCCGCGGCCGATCGCGTCAGCAGTCCCGCCCTTGATCGAGTGCGTCAGGAATGTGCACGTCGTCTCGAGCTCATCGACGACTCGGCCGAGCGGTTTCTGTGGGTGTTGGACTTCCCCATGTTTGAACAGGATCCGGAATCCGGCGCATTGGCCGCGGTACACCACCCATTCACGGCTCCCAATCCGGAAGATATGGCGGCGTTCCCCGACGAGCCCGCCCGCTGGCGCGCCTTGGCGTACGATGTCGTCCTGAACGGCACGGAGCTCGGCGGTGGGAGTATTCGCACCAGTGATCCCGCCACCCAGTCGCGCATGTTTGGATTGCTCGGCATCGGGGATGCGGAGGAACAGGAACGTCGCTTTGGCTTCCTGCTGGAAGGATTGCGTGCCGGCGCACCGCCGCATGGCGGCATCGCATTCGGGTTTGATCGCATTGCAATGCTGCTCTCCGGCGCGCCGTCGTTACGCGATGTGATTGCTTTCCCCAAGACCACGGCGGCCCGTTCGCTCTTTGAGGGGGCACCGGTATCGGTACCAGCCGACGATCTCGCCCAGTTGCATATCGCCGTACGTGACGCACGCCCGGGTTCGCCCCGTGAGTGA
- the rlmN gene encoding 23S rRNA (adenine(2503)-C(2))-methyltransferase RlmN has product MTEPVAVPPLPDLLDLEPDAAIALLRAWMAERGEPAYRATQLFGRLWQRPVRAFDDIMELPKALRESLAQSFRISSLELATRQKSTDGTEKFLFRMHDGQLIETVAIPDGDRMTFCISSQAGCALQCAFCATGAMGFQRNLTPAEIAGQVRELRLLNPPILPTNIVFMGMGEPLMNWKAVSPTLTLLNDPRALGIGARHITISTVGVLPGIVALSERAEQFRLAISIHAPSDALRKSLMPVNTKYPLSDVIEAAKRFDRRVTFEYVMLGGVNDQPEHSAQLAQLARDCRAFVNLIPLHPGGSMGFTPSGTSVITAFAKALRARGVETAVRRSRGLDIAAACGQLRTERLGRRAPVAPDEHREIGVA; this is encoded by the coding sequence GTGACCGAACCCGTCGCCGTGCCGCCGCTCCCAGACCTGCTCGATCTTGAGCCCGATGCAGCCATCGCGCTCCTACGGGCGTGGATGGCCGAGCGCGGTGAGCCCGCCTATCGGGCCACGCAGCTGTTTGGGCGCCTGTGGCAGCGTCCGGTGCGCGCCTTTGACGACATCATGGAGTTGCCCAAAGCGCTTCGTGAATCGCTGGCGCAATCGTTTCGCATCTCGTCGCTGGAACTGGCCACTCGCCAGAAATCGACCGATGGCACCGAAAAGTTTCTGTTCCGGATGCACGATGGGCAGTTGATCGAGACGGTCGCCATTCCCGACGGCGACCGTATGACCTTCTGCATTTCGTCGCAGGCCGGGTGCGCTCTGCAATGTGCGTTCTGTGCCACCGGCGCAATGGGATTTCAGCGCAACCTGACGCCCGCCGAAATTGCCGGGCAGGTGCGGGAGCTGCGTCTACTGAACCCTCCCATTCTTCCCACCAATATTGTGTTCATGGGCATGGGCGAACCGCTGATGAACTGGAAAGCGGTGAGTCCGACGTTAACCCTGCTGAACGACCCACGGGCGCTGGGCATAGGCGCGCGTCATATCACCATTTCCACGGTCGGTGTACTGCCGGGTATCGTGGCATTGTCTGAGCGTGCCGAACAATTCCGCCTGGCCATTTCGATTCACGCGCCCAGCGACGCGCTCCGGAAATCGTTGATGCCGGTGAACACGAAGTATCCGCTAAGTGACGTCATTGAAGCCGCGAAGCGTTTTGATCGACGCGTCACGTTCGAATATGTCATGCTTGGTGGCGTGAATGATCAGCCGGAACATTCGGCGCAACTCGCGCAACTCGCGCGCGATTGTCGTGCGTTCGTGAATCTCATTCCGTTGCACCCCGGCGGATCGATGGGATTTACACCGTCTGGTACCTCGGTCATTACGGCGTTCGCCAAGGCCTTGCGAGCGCGTGGTGTCGAGACCGCCGTTCGCAGAAGCCGCGGCCTTGATATCGCCGCGGCGTGTGGGCAACTACGGACGGAGCGACTTGGCCGTCGGGCGCCAGTCGCCCCCGACGAACACCGTGAGATCGGCGTAGCGTGA
- a CDS encoding LytR C-terminal domain-containing protein: MTVGIPTLPPTPGNGPARNWRGLVAVMLIGVIAAGAGIAWWQTRTPEVSGNEGLSETKVAAPSDTAARAPRDVRIRVRVVNISGVTGLARRTTQHLRLYGFDVVDFLSSQPERNASTRIAVHTGHEEWGLRVQKALGLGTVIAAPDSSRYADLTVFVGGDWRPTAKSLRP, encoded by the coding sequence ATGACCGTGGGCATTCCCACGCTTCCGCCGACACCAGGGAATGGACCGGCGCGGAATTGGCGCGGCCTCGTGGCGGTCATGCTGATTGGCGTGATTGCCGCGGGCGCGGGCATCGCATGGTGGCAGACCCGAACACCGGAGGTGTCGGGGAACGAAGGACTTTCCGAGACGAAGGTTGCCGCGCCCAGCGATACAGCGGCACGCGCACCAAGAGACGTCCGGATCCGTGTCCGCGTCGTTAACATCAGCGGTGTCACTGGGCTGGCCCGACGCACGACACAGCATTTGCGCCTGTACGGCTTTGATGTCGTGGATTTTCTGTCCAGCCAGCCGGAGCGAAATGCTTCGACGAGAATTGCCGTACACACGGGCCACGAGGAGTGGGGGCTGCGTGTGCAGAAAGCCTTGGGCTTGGGGACGGTGATCGCCGCCCCCGACAGTTCACGCTACGCCGATCTCACGGTGTTCGTCGGGGGCGACTGGCGCCCGACGGCCAAGTCGCTCCGTCCGTAG